From a single Natronorubrum tibetense GA33 genomic region:
- a CDS encoding DUF5786 family protein, which translates to MGFGSYDESEQQQQNVDDEDAEDTAVNVHENEYEGEMTVETGGSADELIGQLQEIKEKKEDE; encoded by the coding sequence ATGGGTTTTGGTAGCTACGACGAATCTGAGCAGCAGCAACAGAATGTGGATGATGAAGACGCCGAAGATACTGCTGTAAACGTCCACGAGAACGAATATGAGGGAGAGATGACCGTCGAGACTGGTGGCTCGGCCGATGAACTGATCGGACAACTACAGGAGATTAAAGAGAAGAAAGAAGACGAGTAA
- a CDS encoding DUF7504 family protein: MTHFKTDDWTTTESLIDFDGIPDTISSSSTLCIAKPAPLTEHALPMRITNRYADRGDCRIIVTSSAGAEETIRQQKAIEPLEESRIGVVDTTANDYLAALYQENPTISLPHSRELTQLSLAVWDLHETLSEPCEKTHIIIQSLTPILAEGRLESVINVLERWIEQQRATSSLTVFSIEYTEHDEATMVALERLVDGIVWVEQTERQKLRLDYQRARGREQ; encoded by the coding sequence ATGACTCATTTCAAGACAGACGACTGGACGACCACCGAGTCACTCATCGATTTCGATGGGATACCAGACACAATTTCGAGCAGTTCGACACTCTGTATCGCTAAACCAGCACCGCTTACGGAACATGCACTACCAATGCGTATTACAAATCGGTATGCGGACCGCGGCGATTGTCGAATTATCGTAACGTCATCGGCCGGTGCTGAAGAAACGATTCGGCAACAAAAGGCGATCGAACCATTGGAAGAGTCTCGGATCGGTGTTGTCGATACCACAGCTAACGACTACCTTGCAGCCCTCTATCAGGAAAACCCGACTATTTCTCTTCCACATTCAAGAGAATTAACGCAACTTTCTCTTGCAGTATGGGATTTGCACGAAACGCTTTCGGAACCGTGTGAGAAAACACACATAATCATCCAATCACTCACACCAATACTTGCTGAAGGGCGTCTTGAAAGCGTAATAAACGTACTCGAGCGATGGATCGAGCAACAACGAGCTACTTCCAGCCTCACTGTGTTCAGTATCGAGTATACTGAGCACGACGAAGCCACGATGGTTGCACTCGAAAGGCTCGTCGATGGAATCGTCTGGGTCGAACAGACGGAGAGACAGAAACTTCGACTCGACTATCAGCGGGCACGAGGCCGAGAGCAGTAG
- a CDS encoding sensor histidine kinase: MYVAGLIAYAGSALIGGLLAVALLTKYDRRQPSFTFGLFLLVIGFWAATYVGYLVVSSEQWLLFFIQLSYLSVVSAPIVWLVFALQYTDHEAWLSRRRIALLSVVPAGVLTLVWTAPYHSLFYTDTVVTIIDGVALLDTPPAVGHRINIMYGYGLLLIGTALIVAEIFTTNRLYRRQSLVLLACLSAPWIANGAFHLGVQPIPTADLTPVVFVLAGIPLAVIVQRAELTGFVPVAHERVFHTLDDPVFVVTDSNRILDVNRAARMLVDADATVTPIEGSEITDLLPESLLDDGDLHPDLETAMGCVIDVDGRPRQYIARVRAIDPGRQDPRGGIVSLTDVTDQKRQQENLEAKNEQLERLASVVSHDLATPLATGESLVHLIRADVDDGDPELEQSLDDLEAVHARLREFADALPELARESTDVESPIECDLESVVQAAWGVVDTGDLALVIESTRTIRGDPRRLQQAFENLFQNSVEHGSTNPASRTQKDSVEHGSPKSRPDDSGIAVDADVVGQNRDRNGSWAGGITPSGGHTGGVRAANGTRVTTIRVGTVGPVVDGRSDGTDSADRETVRKRGFYVEDDGRGIPPERREHLLEFGVSTGSGAGYGLAIVRTIVEAHGWFLEIGESTDGGARFEILEVD, translated from the coding sequence ATGTACGTTGCCGGGCTGATCGCCTACGCCGGATCGGCACTCATCGGCGGTCTGCTGGCGGTCGCACTGCTGACAAAATACGACCGTCGACAGCCCTCCTTTACCTTCGGACTGTTTCTGCTCGTCATCGGCTTTTGGGCGGCGACGTACGTTGGCTATCTGGTCGTCTCGAGCGAGCAGTGGCTCCTGTTTTTCATCCAGCTCTCGTATCTCTCAGTCGTCTCTGCACCCATCGTCTGGCTCGTCTTCGCACTCCAGTACACCGATCACGAGGCCTGGCTCTCGAGGCGACGGATCGCCCTGCTGTCAGTCGTTCCTGCGGGCGTCCTCACACTTGTCTGGACCGCCCCATATCACTCGCTGTTCTACACCGACACCGTGGTCACGATAATCGACGGCGTCGCCCTGCTCGACACACCGCCCGCGGTCGGCCACCGAATTAATATCATGTACGGGTACGGACTGCTCCTGATCGGAACCGCCCTGATCGTCGCGGAGATCTTCACCACAAACCGGCTCTACCGTCGACAGTCGCTGGTGCTTTTGGCCTGTCTGAGCGCGCCGTGGATCGCAAACGGCGCGTTCCACCTCGGTGTACAACCGATTCCGACAGCGGATCTCACCCCAGTCGTCTTCGTTCTCGCCGGCATCCCACTGGCAGTAATCGTCCAGCGCGCCGAACTCACCGGCTTCGTCCCAGTCGCCCACGAACGGGTCTTTCACACCCTCGACGACCCCGTCTTCGTTGTCACCGACTCGAATCGGATCCTCGATGTCAACCGTGCTGCCCGCATGCTGGTCGACGCCGACGCCACCGTCACACCCATCGAAGGCAGCGAGATCACTGACCTGCTCCCAGAGTCGCTACTCGACGACGGCGACCTCCATCCCGATCTCGAGACTGCCATGGGATGTGTAATTGACGTCGACGGCAGGCCCCGGCAGTACATCGCCCGCGTTCGCGCTATCGATCCGGGCCGTCAGGATCCACGGGGCGGTATCGTTTCGTTGACTGATGTTACGGATCAAAAACGACAGCAGGAGAACCTCGAGGCCAAAAACGAACAACTCGAGCGCCTCGCCAGCGTCGTCTCGCACGATCTCGCGACGCCGCTTGCAACCGGCGAGAGCCTGGTCCACCTCATCCGTGCCGATGTCGACGATGGAGATCCGGAACTCGAGCAGTCGCTCGATGATCTCGAGGCCGTCCACGCCCGGTTGCGGGAGTTCGCCGATGCGCTCCCCGAACTCGCGCGGGAAAGCACCGACGTTGAATCACCGATCGAGTGCGATCTCGAGTCCGTCGTGCAAGCGGCATGGGGTGTCGTGGACACTGGCGATTTGGCTCTCGTGATCGAGTCAACACGGACTATCAGAGGCGATCCGCGGCGGCTGCAACAGGCATTCGAGAACCTGTTCCAGAACTCCGTAGAGCACGGCTCTACGAACCCTGCTTCGCGGACTCAGAAGGATTCCGTCGAACACGGTTCGCCGAAATCCCGTCCGGATGACTCCGGGATCGCCGTCGACGCCGATGTCGTCGGGCAGAACCGGGATCGGAACGGATCCTGGGCGGGCGGAATCACCCCTTCCGGGGGGCACACAGGTGGTGTGAGAGCAGCGAACGGCACTCGAGTGACGACGATTCGAGTCGGAACGGTCGGTCCGGTCGTCGACGGTAGGAGCGACGGGACCGACTCCGCCGATCGAGAAACCGTCCGGAAACGTGGCTTCTACGTCGAGGACGACGGTCGTGGAATCCCGCCCGAGCGGCGCGAGCATCTCCTTGAGTTCGGTGTCAGTACGGGCTCCGGTGCAGGCTACGGGCTTGCCATCGTCCGAACCATCGTCGAAGCACACGGCTGGTTCCTCGAGATCGGGGAGTCGACCGACGGTGGAGCGCGGTTCGAGATTCTCGAGGTCGACTGA
- a CDS encoding dodecin family protein has translation MGETIKVIELVGTSTDSWEDAAQNALNDADELLENLSGIEIESQTADIEDGQIERYKTTVHVAFALQDR, from the coding sequence ATGGGAGAAACAATCAAAGTAATCGAATTGGTCGGTACCTCAACTGACTCGTGGGAAGACGCCGCGCAGAATGCGTTAAACGATGCAGATGAATTACTCGAGAATCTCAGTGGAATCGAAATCGAATCACAGACGGCAGACATTGAAGACGGACAGATCGAACGCTACAAAACAACAGTCCACGTGGCGTTTGCGCTGCAGGATCGATGA
- a CDS encoding tyrosine-type recombinase/integrase — protein sequence MTNDLEPLAPETARQMYLDERRHELADATLQSHDYRLEQFVQWCESEEINNLNDFSARDIHRFRVKRRNEDELATASMKGQLATLRVFLRFCVSVDAVQSGLDEKIILPTTTAADARDELLSKDRAQKILDHLERYRYARLEHALFEVLWHTGLRIGAATGIDVEDYDPDDQYLALVHRPNTGTSLKNGSKSERLVALNERVCRVLDDWLAVNHPRVVDDYGRTPLFATKRNRLSRNRGRTIAYQYTRPCIYENDCPHNRDIEECEARPTEYAHKCPSALSPHPVRRGSITHHLQSDTPERIVSDRMDVGIDVLERHYDQRSAREKLEQRRRYLPDE from the coding sequence ATGACGAACGATCTCGAACCACTTGCGCCAGAAACAGCCAGACAAATGTACCTTGACGAACGGCGACACGAACTCGCGGATGCAACCTTGCAGTCACACGACTACCGACTCGAGCAGTTTGTACAATGGTGTGAAAGTGAGGAAATCAACAATCTAAACGACTTCTCCGCGCGAGACATCCATCGCTTCCGAGTCAAGCGGCGAAACGAGGACGAACTTGCCACGGCGTCGATGAAGGGACAGTTGGCGACGTTACGTGTCTTTCTCCGGTTCTGTGTGAGTGTTGATGCTGTTCAATCAGGACTCGATGAGAAGATTATCCTGCCAACAACTACAGCAGCGGACGCACGCGACGAATTGCTCAGTAAGGATCGGGCTCAGAAAATACTGGATCATTTGGAACGGTATCGCTACGCAAGACTCGAACACGCGCTGTTCGAAGTACTCTGGCATACAGGTCTACGAATCGGGGCTGCGACCGGAATTGACGTCGAAGATTACGATCCAGATGACCAGTACCTCGCTCTCGTACACCGACCGAATACTGGGACTTCTCTGAAGAACGGCTCGAAAAGCGAACGACTAGTCGCACTGAACGAACGTGTTTGCCGGGTTCTGGACGACTGGCTCGCAGTTAATCACCCACGGGTCGTCGATGACTACGGTCGAACACCGCTATTCGCTACGAAGCGAAATCGTCTCAGCCGTAACCGTGGTCGAACAATTGCATATCAGTATACGCGCCCGTGCATATACGAGAACGACTGTCCGCATAACCGAGACATCGAGGAGTGTGAAGCACGTCCAACAGAGTACGCGCACAAGTGCCCATCAGCGCTGAGTCCACATCCTGTTCGAAGGGGTTCGATTACACATCATCTTCAATCGGATACCCCTGAACGAATCGTGAGCGATCGGATGGATGTTGGTATAGACGTACTGGAGCGACACTACGATCAGCGATCCGCTAGAGAAAAGCTTGAGCAACGTCGCCGATATCTTCCAGACGAATAG
- a CDS encoding bacterio-opsin activator domain-containing protein encodes MTALNTDADSNDRHVLSGTVDALLVDDDETWARTQRRVLERYYDAVSVSTAHTLQDALYALETGSPDCLICDYQLGDGTGLEFLEAVRRDHPKLPFVLVTGQGDESVASEAIRERVTDYVRKDDLASQPDLLATRLTSVVEAYRTEQALEREQRSKDALRRLVTASTNRQELGRGVCRHFVDEQRYAFAWIGVLDRNGAVVPFATAGDNSYLEAVLEPGTKPGHGTEPAVTALARGDTVVESLIDSASEPPESVNAESRAEDADYEPDSSEGIDGAQSIAQWRQAALEHGIGSAMAVPIEYDDVQFGVLAVYDNGVAFDSQARELLSEYAETVGYAFQATEWRRALFSSTATSLEITVADEFSPLVALSRELARTVTIEVGTVIPRNDDEVLYLASISGASASSIEDAGEAVASVRSVEVYETGDPVRCGLVVETPVPETVLVEVGSRFRRTVVADGQMRISASVRATEAVRPVIDRLEDAFADASVTTVWSDHSQPEDPDGGGLERLTDRQRQVLELALNAGYFERPRRHNTGELAAMLDISRATFTQHLRVAQSKVFEELVSV; translated from the coding sequence ATGACAGCACTAAATACCGACGCCGATTCAAACGACCGACACGTCCTGTCTGGGACGGTCGACGCGTTGCTCGTCGACGATGACGAAACGTGGGCCAGAACGCAGCGGCGAGTCCTCGAGCGGTACTACGACGCCGTCTCAGTCTCGACGGCCCACACGCTTCAAGACGCCCTCTACGCCCTCGAGACGGGTTCGCCAGATTGTCTCATCTGTGACTACCAGCTCGGCGACGGCACTGGGCTCGAATTCCTAGAAGCGGTCAGACGCGACCACCCGAAGCTGCCGTTCGTGCTCGTCACCGGACAGGGGGACGAATCAGTCGCGAGCGAGGCGATCCGAGAGCGCGTCACCGACTACGTTAGAAAGGACGATCTGGCGAGTCAACCTGACCTCCTCGCCACGCGGCTTACGTCTGTCGTGGAAGCCTACCGAACGGAACAGGCACTTGAACGCGAACAACGGAGCAAAGACGCGTTGCGCAGACTGGTCACCGCCAGCACGAATAGACAAGAACTCGGCCGGGGCGTCTGTCGTCACTTCGTCGACGAGCAACGGTACGCGTTCGCGTGGATCGGCGTCCTCGATCGCAACGGCGCGGTCGTCCCGTTCGCCACGGCCGGCGACAACAGCTACCTTGAAGCGGTCCTCGAGCCCGGTACGAAGCCTGGTCACGGGACCGAGCCAGCGGTGACAGCGCTCGCACGCGGCGACACAGTCGTCGAATCGCTGATAGACTCCGCCAGCGAACCACCGGAGTCCGTCAATGCTGAATCGAGAGCTGAAGACGCAGACTATGAGCCCGATTCCAGCGAAGGGATCGACGGGGCCCAAAGCATAGCACAGTGGCGACAAGCGGCGCTCGAGCACGGCATCGGCTCCGCGATGGCGGTCCCCATCGAGTACGACGATGTCCAGTTCGGCGTGCTCGCTGTCTATGACAACGGAGTCGCGTTCGACTCCCAAGCGAGAGAGCTGCTCTCCGAGTACGCGGAGACGGTTGGCTACGCGTTCCAGGCAACAGAGTGGCGACGGGCACTGTTCTCCTCGACCGCCACGTCCCTCGAGATCACCGTCGCGGACGAATTCTCACCGCTCGTAGCGCTCTCCCGCGAGCTGGCGCGAACGGTGACAATCGAGGTCGGAACCGTCATTCCCAGAAACGACGATGAGGTGCTCTATCTGGCCTCCATCTCGGGTGCATCTGCGAGCTCGATCGAGGATGCCGGTGAAGCCGTCGCATCCGTACGCTCGGTCGAGGTGTACGAGACCGGCGACCCCGTTCGATGCGGGCTCGTTGTCGAGACACCAGTACCCGAAACGGTCCTCGTTGAGGTCGGCAGTCGATTCCGGCGAACCGTCGTTGCCGACGGTCAAATGCGCATCTCGGCCTCTGTTCGGGCTACAGAGGCGGTTCGTCCCGTAATCGATCGTCTTGAGGACGCGTTCGCCGACGCATCGGTAACGACGGTTTGGTCCGATCACTCCCAACCGGAGGACCCCGACGGGGGTGGGCTGGAACGACTGACGGACCGGCAGCGTCAGGTGCTGGAACTGGCACTCAACGCAGGATACTTCGAGCGACCGCGCCGGCACAACACCGGCGAGCTTGCGGCTATGCTCGATATCTCTCGAGCGACGTTCACTCAGCACCTACGAGTTGCGCAATCAAAGGTGTTCGAGGAACTGGTCTCTGTGTGA
- a CDS encoding RPA12/RPB9/RPC11 RNA polymerase family protein, with protein MQFCDECGSMMHTEGDTWVCRSCENEDPRESQAEAAMAIREGQRDDGAPAVADTTQGTTETMQEPCPADDCDSDRAYYGMMPKPGGSYEVRLLTCVECGHKWRES; from the coding sequence ATGCAATTCTGCGACGAGTGTGGTTCGATGATGCACACGGAGGGCGACACGTGGGTGTGTCGCTCTTGTGAGAACGAGGACCCGCGGGAATCGCAAGCGGAAGCGGCGATGGCGATCCGGGAGGGGCAGCGGGACGACGGGGCACCTGCCGTGGCCGACACGACCCAAGGCACCACCGAGACGATGCAGGAGCCCTGTCCAGCGGACGACTGCGACAGCGACCGGGCCTACTACGGGATGATGCCGAAGCCGGGCGGTTCCTACGAGGTTCGGCTGTTAACCTGCGTCGAGTGTGGCCATAAGTGGCGCGAGTCCTGA